In Gossypium raimondii isolate GPD5lz chromosome 12, ASM2569854v1, whole genome shotgun sequence, a single window of DNA contains:
- the LOC105765698 gene encoding organic cation/carnitine transporter 1 isoform X3 — protein sequence MDNEEETTTEVPNEEKMELNVDEIIERCKTSADPSLSSSWCMNNTASGGGGNKGQPAGHVCGLAAGSWEWIGGNSATTIAEWDLICHRKFLAAIPTSLFFIGSIFGCAFYGRLADAWLGRKKTLLLACILTSTTTFLTSFSPNIWVYSLLRFANGFARSGNGICCLVLSTEVVGRKWRGQVGQYGFFFFTAGFLSLPFIAYPTRTQWRYLYRIISLPPLVYTFLLVPLVSESPRWLLVRGKNKEALEVLQRFAGWKGKKLPDNIELIIPSQATTGTRNEGGKNENIWTTRWAAKRMITMMLFGFGVGFVYYGIQLNAENLNFNLYLTVIINAAMEIPAVFIGGILLSFTSRRLLSSLSAISAGVSCLLCIIFSAASSTTSSWPQLTIEAIGFMAAAIAFNVSYIYCVELFPTNVRNFAVSMLRQSLMLGASLSPLLVVVGRLSPSLSFAVFGALAIVSGTLSVWLPETKNAPLYETLKQQEEEEQVKRRRLMQNTVL from the exons ATGGATAACGAAGAAGAGACAACAACAGAGGTTCCCAATGAAGAAAAAATGGAGCTCAATGTGGATGAGATTATAGAAAG ATGCAAAACCAGTGCTGATCCATCATTATCCTCATCTTGGTGCATGAACAACACTGCTAGTGGTGGTGGTGGCAACAAAGGGCAACCGGCCGGTCATGTTTGTGGATTGGCAGCCGGTAGTTGGGAGTGGATCGGAGGGAATAGCGCCACCACTATTGCGGAGTGGGATCTTATCTGCCATCGCAAGTTTCTTGCTGCTATTCCCACTTCACTCTTCTTCATTGGTTCAATTTTCG GTTGTGCTTTCTACGGCCGCCTCGCCGACGCATGGCTAGGTAGAAAGAAAACACTTTTGTTGGCATGCATCTTAACCTCCACCACCACTTTCCTCACTTCTTTTTCACCAAATATTTGGGTGTATTCCCTTCTTCGATTTGCAAATGGCTTTGCTCGTTCTGGAAATGGGATATGTTGCCTTGTTCTTTCAACGGAGGTCGTTGGCCGTAAATGGCGAGGCCAAGTTGGCCAATAcggtttctttttcttcacgGCGGGTTTCTTGTCTCTTCCTTTCATTGCATATCCTACTAGAACCCAATGGAGGTATTTGTACAGGATCATATCCCTTCCCCCTCTGGTCTATACTTTTTTGTTAGTCCCTTTGGTATCGGAATCTCCCCGTTGGCTCCTTGTTAGAGGGAAAAACAAAGAAGCTCTTGAGGTGTTACAAAGATTTGCAGGATGGAAGGGGAAAAAATTGCCTGATAATATAGAGCTCATAATTCCATCTCAAGCGACAACAG GCACAAGGAATGAAGGTGGCAAAAACGAAAACATATGGACAACAAGATGGGCTGCTAAAAGGATGATAACAATGATGTTATTCGGCTTTGGGGTTGGCTTCGTTTATTACGGAATCCAACTAAACGCCGAGAATCTCAATTTCAATCTCTACTTAACAGTTATAATCAACGCCGCAATGGAAATCCCCGCCGTTTTCATCGGCGGCATACTATTGAGTTTCACCAGCCGACGTCTCCTTTCATCGTTATCAGCAATTTCAGCCGGCGTTTCATGTCTCCTTTGCATCATTTTCTCCGCCGCATCCTCCACCACCAGCAGTTGGCCTCAATTAACGATCGAAGCTATTGGTTTCATGGCCGCTGCTATCGCGTTCAACGTGTCGTATATTTACTGTGTTGAGCTTTTTCCGACTAACGTAAGGAACTTTGCGGTGTCGATGTTGCGTCAATCGTTAATGTTGGGGGCTTCTTTGTCGCCTTTATTAGTGGTGGTCGGCCGCCTCAGCCCGTCGCTTTCGTTCGCCGTGTTTGGGGCTCTTGCCATCGTGAGTGGAACCTTAAGTGTGTGGTTGCCTGAGACTAAAAATGCTCCGCTTTATGAGACGTTGAAgcaacaagaagaagaagaacaagtGAAACGCCGTCGTTTAATGCAGAACACtgtgttataa
- the LOC105765698 gene encoding organic cation/carnitine transporter 1 isoform X1: protein MDNEEETTTEVPNEEKMELNVDEIIERYVGSFGLPQLLQVVLVSFAWVFDSQNTLVTIFTDAQPSGCRCKTSADPSLSSSWCMNNTASGGGGNKGQPAGHVCGLAAGSWEWIGGNSATTIAEWDLICHRKFLAAIPTSLFFIGSIFGCAFYGRLADAWLGRKKTLLLACILTSTTTFLTSFSPNIWVYSLLRFANGFARSGNGICCLVLSTEVVGRKWRGQVGQYGFFFFTAGFLSLPFIAYPTRTQWRYLYRIISLPPLVYTFLLVPLVSESPRWLLVRGKNKEALEVLQRFAGWKGKKLPDNIELIIPSQATTGTRNEGGKNENIWTTRWAAKRMITMMLFGFGVGFVYYGIQLNAENLNFNLYLTVIINAAMEIPAVFIGGILLSFTSRRLLSSLSAISAGVSCLLCIIFSAASSTTSSWPQLTIEAIGFMAAAIAFNVSYIYCVELFPTNVRNFAVSMLRQSLMLGASLSPLLVVVGRLSPSLSFAVFGALAIVSGTLSVWLPETKNAPLYETLKQQEEEEQVKRRRLMQNTVL, encoded by the exons ATGGATAACGAAGAAGAGACAACAACAGAGGTTCCCAATGAAGAAAAAATGGAGCTCAATGTGGATGAGATTATAGAAAGGTATGTGGGATCCTTTGGGTTACCCCAGCTGTTGCAAGTGGTGTTAGTGTCATTTGCATGGGTATTTGATTCTCAAAACACCTTGGTCACCATCTTTACTGATGCTCAGCCATCTGGTTGTAGATGCAAAACCAGTGCTGATCCATCATTATCCTCATCTTGGTGCATGAACAACACTGCTAGTGGTGGTGGTGGCAACAAAGGGCAACCGGCCGGTCATGTTTGTGGATTGGCAGCCGGTAGTTGGGAGTGGATCGGAGGGAATAGCGCCACCACTATTGCGGAGTGGGATCTTATCTGCCATCGCAAGTTTCTTGCTGCTATTCCCACTTCACTCTTCTTCATTGGTTCAATTTTCG GTTGTGCTTTCTACGGCCGCCTCGCCGACGCATGGCTAGGTAGAAAGAAAACACTTTTGTTGGCATGCATCTTAACCTCCACCACCACTTTCCTCACTTCTTTTTCACCAAATATTTGGGTGTATTCCCTTCTTCGATTTGCAAATGGCTTTGCTCGTTCTGGAAATGGGATATGTTGCCTTGTTCTTTCAACGGAGGTCGTTGGCCGTAAATGGCGAGGCCAAGTTGGCCAATAcggtttctttttcttcacgGCGGGTTTCTTGTCTCTTCCTTTCATTGCATATCCTACTAGAACCCAATGGAGGTATTTGTACAGGATCATATCCCTTCCCCCTCTGGTCTATACTTTTTTGTTAGTCCCTTTGGTATCGGAATCTCCCCGTTGGCTCCTTGTTAGAGGGAAAAACAAAGAAGCTCTTGAGGTGTTACAAAGATTTGCAGGATGGAAGGGGAAAAAATTGCCTGATAATATAGAGCTCATAATTCCATCTCAAGCGACAACAG GCACAAGGAATGAAGGTGGCAAAAACGAAAACATATGGACAACAAGATGGGCTGCTAAAAGGATGATAACAATGATGTTATTCGGCTTTGGGGTTGGCTTCGTTTATTACGGAATCCAACTAAACGCCGAGAATCTCAATTTCAATCTCTACTTAACAGTTATAATCAACGCCGCAATGGAAATCCCCGCCGTTTTCATCGGCGGCATACTATTGAGTTTCACCAGCCGACGTCTCCTTTCATCGTTATCAGCAATTTCAGCCGGCGTTTCATGTCTCCTTTGCATCATTTTCTCCGCCGCATCCTCCACCACCAGCAGTTGGCCTCAATTAACGATCGAAGCTATTGGTTTCATGGCCGCTGCTATCGCGTTCAACGTGTCGTATATTTACTGTGTTGAGCTTTTTCCGACTAACGTAAGGAACTTTGCGGTGTCGATGTTGCGTCAATCGTTAATGTTGGGGGCTTCTTTGTCGCCTTTATTAGTGGTGGTCGGCCGCCTCAGCCCGTCGCTTTCGTTCGCCGTGTTTGGGGCTCTTGCCATCGTGAGTGGAACCTTAAGTGTGTGGTTGCCTGAGACTAAAAATGCTCCGCTTTATGAGACGTTGAAgcaacaagaagaagaagaacaagtGAAACGCCGTCGTTTAATGCAGAACACtgtgttataa